A single region of the Aptenodytes patagonicus chromosome 7, bAptPat1.pri.cur, whole genome shotgun sequence genome encodes:
- the SLC25A47 gene encoding solute carrier family 25 member 47 isoform X3, whose protein sequence is MDFIAGAIGGGLSTAVGYPLDTVKVRIQTERHYNGIWHCIQETYRTEKVWGFYKGVSASVLTVSVISSVSFGTYKNFLCTICKLRYGAADAKPSKVDVSLAGGAAGAVRVVLMTPSEVAKVRMQTQRNPHPSVASPQPVSKPKYRGSLHCLKVIAKEEGFGGLYKGCSALLCRDCSSSAIYFLTYSALCDWLTPAGKNKPGFLVVLLSGGFAGVLAWGLATPMDVIKSRMQTDESDQHKYKGLVHCARESVRKEGAKVLFKGLGLNCIRAFPVNMVVFVTYEAVLRFTDRYTNKK, encoded by the exons ATGGATTTCATTGCCGGGGCCATTGGAG GTGGTCTAAGCACAGCAGTGGGTTATCCGCTGGACACAGTGAAG GTGAGAATTCAGACCGAGAGGCATTACAATGGGATTTGGCACTGCATTCAGGAGACATACAGGACAGAAAAA GTTTGGGGATTTTACAAAGGTGTGTCTGCATCAGTCCTCACAGTATCGGtgatttcttctgtttcatttggcACGTACAAAAACTTCCTTTGTACCATCTGCAAGCTGCGATACGGGGCTGCAGATGCAAAGCCATCCAAGGTGGATGTTTCTCTTGCCGGAGGTGCTGCCGGTGCTGTCCGG GTTGTGTTGATGACCCCTAGTGAAGTGGCTAAAGTTCGCATGCAGACTCAGAGGAACCCACATCCTTCCGTTGCATCTCCCCAGCCTGTTTCCAAGCCAAAGTACCGAGGATCTCTGCACTGTCTGAAGGTGATCGCCAAGGAGGAAGGTTTTGGGGGTCTCTACAAGGGCTGCTCTGCATTACTCTGCAGGGATTGCTCCTCTTCTGCAATATATTTCCTTACCTATTCTGCTCTGTGCGACTGGCTCACACCAGCTGGGAAAAATAAACCAG GTTTCCTTGTTGTGCTGCTTTCCGGTGGTTTTGCTGGAGTCCTGGCCTGGGGATTAGCTACTCCCATGGATGTCATCAAATCACGGATGCAAACAGATGAATCAGACCAGCACAAGTACAAAGGCCTCGTCCACTGTGCTAGGGAAAGTGTGAGAAAGGAGGGTGCAAAAGTGCTTTTCAAAGGACTGGGTTTGAACTGCATTCGTGCCTTTCCTGTGAACATGGTGGTGTTTGTAACATATGAAGCTGTACTGAGATTTACAGATCGttacacaaataaaaaatag
- the SLC25A47 gene encoding solute carrier family 25 member 47 isoform X1 translates to MSSEQVHRATGEAALQFGRLRSLPCNLLRSNCSGTGQNSDRKRQSGICCVQIQIGGLSTAVGYPLDTVKVRIQTERHYNGIWHCIQETYRTEKVWGFYKGVSASVLTVSVISSVSFGTYKNFLCTICKLRYGAADAKPSKVDVSLAGGAAGAVRVVLMTPSEVAKVRMQTQRNPHPSVASPQPVSKPKYRGSLHCLKVIAKEEGFGGLYKGCSALLCRDCSSSAIYFLTYSALCDWLTPAGKNKPGFLVVLLSGGFAGVLAWGLATPMDVIKSRMQTDESDQHKYKGLVHCARESVRKEGAKVLFKGLGLNCIRAFPVNMVVFVTYEAVLRFTDRYTNKK, encoded by the exons atgtcATCAGAGCAGGTTCACAGAGCTACTGGAGAGGCAGCGCTGCAATTTGGTCGGCTGAGGTCACTGCCCTGCAATCTCCTCCGGTCTAATTGCAGCGGGACAGGGCAAAACTCTGATAGGAAGAGACAAAGTGGAATATGTTGCGTGCAGATACAAATTG GTGGTCTAAGCACAGCAGTGGGTTATCCGCTGGACACAGTGAAG GTGAGAATTCAGACCGAGAGGCATTACAATGGGATTTGGCACTGCATTCAGGAGACATACAGGACAGAAAAA GTTTGGGGATTTTACAAAGGTGTGTCTGCATCAGTCCTCACAGTATCGGtgatttcttctgtttcatttggcACGTACAAAAACTTCCTTTGTACCATCTGCAAGCTGCGATACGGGGCTGCAGATGCAAAGCCATCCAAGGTGGATGTTTCTCTTGCCGGAGGTGCTGCCGGTGCTGTCCGG GTTGTGTTGATGACCCCTAGTGAAGTGGCTAAAGTTCGCATGCAGACTCAGAGGAACCCACATCCTTCCGTTGCATCTCCCCAGCCTGTTTCCAAGCCAAAGTACCGAGGATCTCTGCACTGTCTGAAGGTGATCGCCAAGGAGGAAGGTTTTGGGGGTCTCTACAAGGGCTGCTCTGCATTACTCTGCAGGGATTGCTCCTCTTCTGCAATATATTTCCTTACCTATTCTGCTCTGTGCGACTGGCTCACACCAGCTGGGAAAAATAAACCAG GTTTCCTTGTTGTGCTGCTTTCCGGTGGTTTTGCTGGAGTCCTGGCCTGGGGATTAGCTACTCCCATGGATGTCATCAAATCACGGATGCAAACAGATGAATCAGACCAGCACAAGTACAAAGGCCTCGTCCACTGTGCTAGGGAAAGTGTGAGAAAGGAGGGTGCAAAAGTGCTTTTCAAAGGACTGGGTTTGAACTGCATTCGTGCCTTTCCTGTGAACATGGTGGTGTTTGTAACATATGAAGCTGTACTGAGATTTACAGATCGttacacaaataaaaaatag
- the SLC25A47 gene encoding solute carrier family 25 member 47 isoform X2 — translation MRGNFQPVSHQTCTVSMTAWLPEGLIQHFHEPDLHLNNSHGFSSIVSRPDFLSGGLSTAVGYPLDTVKVRIQTERHYNGIWHCIQETYRTEKVWGFYKGVSASVLTVSVISSVSFGTYKNFLCTICKLRYGAADAKPSKVDVSLAGGAAGAVRVVLMTPSEVAKVRMQTQRNPHPSVASPQPVSKPKYRGSLHCLKVIAKEEGFGGLYKGCSALLCRDCSSSAIYFLTYSALCDWLTPAGKNKPGFLVVLLSGGFAGVLAWGLATPMDVIKSRMQTDESDQHKYKGLVHCARESVRKEGAKVLFKGLGLNCIRAFPVNMVVFVTYEAVLRFTDRYTNKK, via the exons ATGAGAGGCAATTTCCAACCTGTGAGCCACCAGACGTGCACTGTATCTATGACTGCCTGGCTCCCTGAAGGGCTCATCCAGCACTTTCATGAACCTGATCTCCATCTAAATAACTCACATGGATTCAGCTCCATTGTCTCCCGGCCTGATTTCCTCTCAG GTGGTCTAAGCACAGCAGTGGGTTATCCGCTGGACACAGTGAAG GTGAGAATTCAGACCGAGAGGCATTACAATGGGATTTGGCACTGCATTCAGGAGACATACAGGACAGAAAAA GTTTGGGGATTTTACAAAGGTGTGTCTGCATCAGTCCTCACAGTATCGGtgatttcttctgtttcatttggcACGTACAAAAACTTCCTTTGTACCATCTGCAAGCTGCGATACGGGGCTGCAGATGCAAAGCCATCCAAGGTGGATGTTTCTCTTGCCGGAGGTGCTGCCGGTGCTGTCCGG GTTGTGTTGATGACCCCTAGTGAAGTGGCTAAAGTTCGCATGCAGACTCAGAGGAACCCACATCCTTCCGTTGCATCTCCCCAGCCTGTTTCCAAGCCAAAGTACCGAGGATCTCTGCACTGTCTGAAGGTGATCGCCAAGGAGGAAGGTTTTGGGGGTCTCTACAAGGGCTGCTCTGCATTACTCTGCAGGGATTGCTCCTCTTCTGCAATATATTTCCTTACCTATTCTGCTCTGTGCGACTGGCTCACACCAGCTGGGAAAAATAAACCAG GTTTCCTTGTTGTGCTGCTTTCCGGTGGTTTTGCTGGAGTCCTGGCCTGGGGATTAGCTACTCCCATGGATGTCATCAAATCACGGATGCAAACAGATGAATCAGACCAGCACAAGTACAAAGGCCTCGTCCACTGTGCTAGGGAAAGTGTGAGAAAGGAGGGTGCAAAAGTGCTTTTCAAAGGACTGGGTTTGAACTGCATTCGTGCCTTTCCTGTGAACATGGTGGTGTTTGTAACATATGAAGCTGTACTGAGATTTACAGATCGttacacaaataaaaaatag